From one Colletotrichum destructivum chromosome 3, complete sequence genomic stretch:
- a CDS encoding Putative polyprenol kinase family has protein sequence MNAGTTPPRCDSFVMPEHLDPNALFGHDTEENDEIRTLSRSPHPYHHLNTELPHPAHRLVYRPANATPTPPRTSSADSSRTPSPFPSFTKDSSQGSDSGTEADDEHFLKGLPAPKVRLHKGLRGRNEVLSGASTPLFSPDQEEDALQRRKEKEDRKEARRFLNERNYRRTKELIRRVSEFVIVGSLFAVVRSNPTVRPIFSAWSRELRFPGALITSLMILYPFRLIAWSIRHQTSSKKSPITVPTIFDPAPILYPPSVTLLLSLLISPDNQAVILPNIVLSISSIPKYLIPTADAYEAINPLQWIFSCLPVLMSHQTTPTSHARPAVSPETAVLLYPLHQTLLLVLHYLTTTSLLTAELQLLSIALINVLLLAHSPQATILQALLWGGGVGVLVICGPVIRWGIALARVPRLRFKRVVSPSKKSSVFGFLSEGLSIRRFKHELLGSSLEESASELGDSEDEIVNGQFSNVMRVRTFGMADMPSQADRKLDGSWSKSPESPNGTTVGRRNTFPYTLQRPRPRRSLTHTSAGRRKRTASTTVRSFFKLTEAQATVRKWTYATYVYICIVAIILVPVREYIGRFALMGNEPVGWALGYLFGELPRFRFKVVEANLERWICLPTRLDEGAKVACHLGWVQRIRLSDFGEANTRLLMSAYWLAIVVVGLTVVIRLDPKYEVDTRRKVFHFMMVGMFLPATYIDPVFAGLALSLVLAIFLILDLLRASQLPPLSRPIASFLTPYVDGRDHKGPVVISHLFLLIGCAIPLWLSLATLPRTGSGYLTDWEVPTREVSMVAGVICVGLGDAAASLIGRRYGHRKWVWGGGKSLEGSVAFAVAVFLGLMAATTWLRVGGWPVADEQQVTWPAAARNAGFCASIASLTEAVLTGGNDNVIVPVVLWTCVKSIGV, from the exons ATGAACGCTGGCACAACACCTCCCCGATGCGATAGCTTCGTCATGCCCGAGCACCTCGACCCAAACGCTCTCTTCGGCCACGATACAGAAGAAAACGATGAGATCCGGACCCTCAGTCGATCACCCCATCCCTACCACCACCTCAACACCGAGCTCCCTCACCCCGCCCATCGCCTAGTGTACCGCCCGGCCAATgcaacgccgacgccgccgaggacctcgtcagCAGATTCGAGCCGAACCCCGtctcctttcccctccttcACCAAGGACTCTTCGCAGGGGAGCGATAGCGGTACTGAAGCCGACGATGAGCATTTCTTAAAGGGGCTTCCGGCACCCAAGGTGCGTCTGCATAAGGGGTTGAGGGGGCGCAATGAAGTGCTTTCGGGCGCATCCACACCCTTGTTCTCTCCAGaccaggaggaggatgcccTCCAAAGACGtaaggaaaaggaagacCGGAAAGAAGCTCGCAGATTCCTTAACGAACGCAACTACCGGCGTACCAAGGAGCTCATTCGCCGCGTATCCGAGTTCGTCATTGTTGGCTCCCTTTTTGCCGTCGTTCGTTCCAATCCTACGGTGAGGcccatcttctccgcctGGAGTCGAG AACTGCGCTTCCCAGGCGCGTTGATCACGTCTCTTATGATCCTCTACCCATTCCGACTGATCGCGTGGTCGATCCGCCACCAAACCTCGTCCAAGAAGTCGCCAATCACCGTGCCAACCATCTTCGATCCCGCGCCTATTTTATATCCGCCTTCCGTGACGCTACTGCTGTCACTCTTAATATCCCCCGACAATCAGGCCGTCATCCTCCCAAACATCGTTCTCAGCATTTCATCGATACCCAAATATTTAATTCCTACGGCAGACGCTTACGAGGCAATCAACCCTCTTCAATGGATATTCTCATGCCTACCAGTGTTGATGTCCCACCAGACGACACCTACGTCGCACGCAAGACCGGCCGTCTCTCCAGAGACTGCCGTCCTTCTCTATCCGCTGCATCAGACTCTACTCTTGGTGTTGCATTACCttacgacgacgagcttgcTTACAGCCGAGCTACAGCTATTGTCCATTGCCCTGATCAATGTACTGCTGCTCGCACACTCGCCCCAAGCTACCATTCTCCAAGCACTCCTATggggaggcggcgtcggcgtcctcgtcatctgtGGACCCGTTATTCGATGGGGAATCGCCTTGGCTAGGGTTCCGAGGCTACGATTCAAGCGGGTTGTATCCCCTTCGAAAAAATCGTCCGTCTTTGGATTCCTCTCCGAAGGCTTGTCCATACGCCGCTTCAAGCATGAACTGCTGGGTTCGTCGCTGGAGGAATCTGCTTCGGAGCTGGGCGActccgaggacgagatcgtGAACGGGCAGTTCTCAAATGTGATGAGAGTCAGGACGTTCGGCATGGCCGACATGCCATCCCAAGCAGACCGCAAGCTGGACGGGTCTTGGAGCAAGTCTCCAGAATCGCCAAACGGCACCACCGTTGGGCGACGCAATACCTTCCCTTACACCCTAcagcggcctcggcctcgacgatcCCTGACCCACACATCGGCGGGTCGCAGGAAGCGCACCGCTTCGACCACCGTCCGCTCGTTCTTCAAACTGACCGAGGCACAAGCCACCGTGAGAAAATGGACGTACGCAACCTATGTCTACATctgcatcgtcgccatcattCTTGTGCCCGTGCGAGAGTACATCGGCAGATTTGCCCTGATGGGCAACGAACCTGTCGGGTGGGCGCTGGGATATCTCTTTGGTGAGCTGCCGCGGTTCAGATTCAAAGTCGTTGAAGCGAACCTTGAGCGGTGGATTTGCTTGCCTACGCGCCTAGATGAAGGCGCAAAGGTGGCCTGCCATCTCGGTTGGGTGCAGCGCATCCGGCTCTCCGACTTTGGCGAGGCGAACACGCGACTGCTGATGAGCGCCTATTGGCTTGCCatagtcgtcgtcggcttaACTGTGGTCATCCGCCTTGACCCGAAGTACGAAGTGGACACGAGGCGAAAGGTGTTCCACTTCATGATGGTTGGCATGTTCCTACCGGCGACCTACATCGACCCCGTTTTCGCCGGCCTGGCGCTGTCCCTGGTCCTCGCAATTTTCCTTatcctcgacctcctgcGAGCGAGTCAGCTACCGCCCCTGTCGAGACCCATTGCCTCTTTCCTCACTCCCTACGTCGACGGAAGAGACCACAAAGGCCCCGTCGTCATTTCGCATCTGTTCCTCCTGATCGGCTGCGCCATCCCGCTTTGGCTGTCCCTGGCAACCCTTCCGCGTACCGGCAGCGGATACCTGACCGACTGGGAGGTACCGACGCGTGAGGTGAGCATGGTGGCGGGCGTCATCTGCGTTGGTTTAGGCGATGCAGCCGCATCCCTTATCGGCCGCCGGTACGGACATCGTAAGTGGGTCTGGGGCGGCGGAAAGAGTCTCGAGGGCAGCGTGGCCTTCGCCGTGGCggtcttcctcggcctcatggcggcgacgacgtggtTGAGGGTTGGGGGCTGGCCagtcgccgacgagcagcAGGTGACCTGGCCCGCGGCCGCTCGCAACGCTGGTTTTTGCGCCAGCATCGCCAGCTTGACGGAGGCCGTCCTGACCGGCGGAAACGATAACGTTATTGTGCCGGTGGTGCTCTGGACGTGTGTCAAAAGCATCGGGGTATAG